TGCTGCGGCCGGACCGGCATGGCCTGCCACTTCCAGTCGCGGGGCGCGGCCCAGCGCAGACCTTTGTAGTCGAACGGCAGGTAGGCCACCTGGCAGGCCACCGAATCCACGAAGCGGCCGCAGAGCCGATGACTGAGAAACCCCGAGAGCAGCAGCACCTTGTGGGTCCTGGCCCAGAGTTCCGGCTGGTGCTGTGCGACCCAGTTCACCTCGGCCTGGGCGCGGAAGTGATCCACCGTGGGCTCCAGCCGCGCCACCCGGAACAGCCATCCCCAGGGTCCCTTGATCCGCCCCCGTACCTCGGCCTGGCGCTGATCCAGCCAGAGGATCGCCGGACGTAGCGGCTGGCCCTGCTCGTCCACGTTGATCAGGGTGCCGCGCTGGGTGGTGAGGGACACGCCGCGAACCTGCCGGCGGTCGATATCCACCGAGGCCCAGAGCCGGCGACAGGCTTCCCCCAGGCTCGCCCAGTAATACTCCGGGTCCTGCTCGGCCCAGCCGGGCTGCTTCGAGTAATAGGCCTCCAGCGGCACCTTGCCCTTGCCCACCAGGTTGCCGTCCAGGTCGAAAAGCAGCGCCCGTACGCTCTGGGTGCCGTTGTCGATGGCCAGCAGGTAGCTCTTCTCGCTCACGATGCATCCTTGTCCGGCAGGCTGTAGCAACGCCGCCAGAGAGTCAGGTAGTGATCTTCCTCATCCGCCCAGCGGGCGTCGTCCCACCCCAGCAGGGGCTGGCAGAGGGCACGGATACGCGGCAACTCGACACGGCCGCCTTCAGCCAGGAGCAGGCCGATACGGGTGCGCCGCAGCAACAGGTCGTCCAGGTGCAGCACCAGTTCGCCCTGGGCCGCCCAGGCCAGCTCGGCCCAGAGGGTATCGGTGGCGCCGACCCGCTCAGCGCCCAGGGCGGCGACCCAGGGCACCAGCGAGGGCAAGGCGCGACCCAGGCGCCCCGCCAGGCGCAGGCCTTGTGCCGGCGACAAGGTCGGCAGCTTCACCGTCGGAGTCGGCGCGAACACCGGACCTGACGCCTCCGTCCAGCGACGCCCGACGAACCCGGTGCAGGCCCGCAGCACCTCCAGGGCCAGCAGCCGGAAGGTGGTCAGCTTGCCCCCCGCCAGGGTCACGCAACCGGGTTCCACCCAGAGCGCGTGCTCGCGCTTCTCATCGGAGGGCTTGAGCCGCGCGTCGCCCTCGCTCACCACCGGCCGCACGCCGGCCCAGGTGGAGAGCACATCCGCCCGACCGATCCGGGCTGCGGGGAACTCCTGCGCGCAGGCCGCCAGGAGGTAATCCACCTCCGCCGAGCTGATTTGCGCGTCCTCATCCAGCGGCCCCTCGTGGTCCAGGTCGGTGGTGCCGACCACGGTGGCGCCCTCCCAGGGGAAGACGAACACCGGCCGGCCATCCGCCGGGTGCATGAAGCTGATGGCATGGGCCAGTGGCAGGCGCCAGCCCGGCAACAGCAGGTGACTGCCCCGCAGCGGGCGGACGTGGGCCCTGCCCTCCGGACGGCGCAGGCGGTCAGCCCAGGCACCGGTGGCCAGGGCCACGGCACGGGCGCGAAATCGGAAGCGCCGGCCACTTTCCGCATCCTCGGCCTCCAGGCCTGTCACCCGCGCACCTTCCCGCTGGAGGCCCAGCACCCGCATGCCGTTGAGCGCCTCGCCACCCTCGGCGCGCGCCTCCCCGAGCACCCGCATGACGAGCCGCGCGTCGTCGGTGACCGCGTCGAAGAAGCGTGTCCCCCCCTCCAGTCCGGACTCGTCCAACCCCGGCACCAGGAAGTGCAGCTCTTGCAGGGGGTAGAACAGGTGGTTGCGCTTTCCCGCCAGCGCGTCGTAGACCGCCAGCAGGCCGCCGAACACCCGCGGCCCGGGAAAGCCACCCCGGTGCGGCATGACGAAACTCAGGGGGTCCACCAGGCCCGGCGCCTCCGCCAGCAGGCGCTGACGCTCCCGCACCGAGGCCCGGGTCAGGCCGAACTGGCCCTTGGCGATGTAACGCAGCCCGCCGTGGACCATCTTCGACGAGCGACTGGAAGTGCCCCAGGCGAAGTCCCGCTGCTCCAGCAGCAGGCAACTCCAGCCCCGACGCGCCGCCTCCCGCAGGATGCCGGCGCCGCAGATGCCACCGCCCACCACGATCAGGTCCCAGTCGCGGTTCGCCAGCGTCGGCAGCGCTTCGGCGCGCCAGCGGGCATTCCAGTCGGCCATGGTTCAGTCCTCGAGCAGCACGCCGGGCACCAGGCGCCCGTCGGGATCGAAATGCCGTGCCAGGGTGCGCAAGGTGGCCATGCCGAGGGGACCTTTCTCCACCGGCAGCCAGGGCGCGTGGTCGCGGCCGACGCCGTGCTGGTGACTGATGGTGCCGCGGTTGTGGGCGATGACCTCGCTGGCGGCGGTCTTGAGCGTGCGCCAACGAGCCAGGGCCTCGGCGTAACTGCCGCCGGGCCGATAGACATAGGTGGTGTAGAGGCTCGACCCCTCGCCGTAGACGTGAGACAGGTGGGTGAACACATGGACCCGCTCGCCTTGCGCGGCCAGGCCATCACGCAGGCTGGCCTCCACCTTGTCCAGCAGATGGCCGACGTTGGCCCAGTCGGTGGCGGTTTCCAGGGTGTCCACCACGTAGCCGGCCTCCCACAAGGCGTGACGCAGGTACGGGAAGCGGAAGCGGTTCTCTGCCCATTTGCGCCCCAGCAGGGTACCGGTGAAGACGCCGCCGAACCCCTTCAGCAGGCGTCTGGCCTGTTTCAGCGAGGCGGCATTCAGCGCGGGGCTGCCGGTGACGCCGAAGGTCAGCATGCACTTGCCGGCGCCCGCCCCGCGCAGGGCCAGGTACTTCTCCAGCAGGGCGATCTGCCCCGGATGACCGGCGAGGGCCAGTTGGGTCTCGGTCTCGATGGCATTGGACAGCCGCAACATCGACAGCGGCAGCCGCGCCTGGACGAGGCTGCGGATACCCTGCAGCGCCTGTGCCCAATTGGGCAGGAAGACCGCATAGAAAGCCTCCTGTCGCGCCAGCGGCGTGACCCGCACGCGCACCTCGGAGATCACCCCGAAGCGCCCTTCGGAGCCCAGCACCAGCTCCCGCAGGTCCGGCCCCGCCGCCGACGCCGGGAAGGTCGGCAGCGCCATGGGCCCGGCGAAGGTCTCCAGGGTGCCACCGGCGAACAATTGCTCGATGCGCCCGTAGCGCAGGGACTGCTGGCCACTGGAGCGACTGGCGACCCAGCCGCCCAGGGTGGACAGCTCCCAGGATTGCGGGAAATGCCCCAGGGTGTAGCCCCGCGCCCGCAACTGGCTTTCCACCTGCGGGCCGTTGGCACCCGGACCGAACACGGCGACCTGGCTTTCCTCGTCCAGCTCCAGCAGCCGGTTCATGCGCTCCAGGGACAGGGTCAGCACCGGCCGCCCGCTCGCCTGGGGATTGATATGGCCCGCCACCGAGGTGCCGCCGCCGTAGGGAATCAGCACCCAGTCGCGCTCGGCGGCCAGGGCCATCAGCTGGCGGACCTCTTCCTGGGTTTCCGGAAAGGCCACGCCATCCGGGAACTGGCCGAACTCGCCCTCGCGCATGGCCAGCCAATCCGGCAGGCTCTGGCCCCGGGCGTGGCGCACGCGGGTCTCGGCATCCAGGCTGATCAGCGGATGGGGCGCCAGGCGCGAGGCCGGAACCCGCGCCAGCACCTGTTCCAGGCCGGCATCGGCCAGCGCCTGCCCGGCGCCGATGCGCTCGGCGAGAAATCTCGCGCCATTGGCGGGCAACTCCACCACAGTCGATTCATCGCCCCAGCCGTTCCAGCGTCGCATGCCGATCTCCTTGTACGGGTTATTTCGAAGGCCTCTGCTGGCTGCCTATACTAGCCAGCCGCTTCCGGGCGTCACTGTCGGATCGGGACAGCGGCCCTCGCCAATCAGGACATGACAAGCAACCATGCAACCCCTCGGCTATACCTCGGTTCCCGCCCTGATCAAGTACCTGCGCCATGCCGAACACCTCGGCCTGGACCCGGCCGCGACCCTGGCCGCCGCCGGTATCCGCCCGGAAGACCTGGCGGACAACGGCAAGCGCCTGCCCAGCGAGGTCCACGAGCGGCTGCTGGGTCATCTGGCCCGCACGTCCGGCGACCCCCTCTTCGGCCTCCACGCCGCCCGCTACGTCCAACCCGGGTCCTGGAGCGTGCTGGGCTACATCACCATGAACTGCGCCACCCTGGGCGAGGCGATGAGCCGCATCGCCCCCTACGAGAAGCTGGTGGGCGACATGGGCGTGAGCCGTATCGAGGCCGATGCCGACCTGGTGCGAATGGTCTGGTCCTGTCGTCATCAGGACCCGCTGATCCGCCGCCACATGGTGGAGAACGTGCTGGCGTCCTGGCTGCTCTACGCGCGCTGGATCGCCGACATGCAACGCTCCCCCCGGGAAGTCTGGTTCGAGCATGCCCTGCCGGCAGAGACGGAGATCGACGCGTACGAGGAGGTGTTCGGCTGTCCGGTGCGTTTCGAGCAGCCCTGCAGCGCCCTGCTGGTGCCCCTGGACTACCTCGTCCTGCCCCTGCGGCAGGCCGACGCCAACCTGCTGCGTACCCTGGAAGAACACGCCCTGGCGCTGATGGCGGGCCTGGACGATGACGAACCGCTGCCGCAACGGGTGAAGAACGCCCTGCGCCTGCTGCTCAAGGACGGCCTGCCGCGCAAGGAAAGGGTCGCGGAGAAGTTCAGCATGACGGTGCGCACCCTGCAGCGGCACCTGCAGAACGCCGGCACCAGCTACCAGCAGATCCTCGACGAACTGCGCCAGGAGCTGGCCGAGCACTACCTGCTGCGCAGCGACCTGCCGATCCAGGACATCGCCTTCTACCTGGGTTTCACCGAATCCCGCTCATTCCACCGCAGCTTCAAGGCCTGGACCGGCCAGACGCCGGGGGAATTCCGCGAGGCGAGACGTCATGGCTGAAGACGCCGGAAGGGGCGAACCCATTCGCCCCTTCCGCTAGAGAATGCAGCGGATCAGCCCAGCAATTCGCTCAACGGAATGAACCGCAGGCGGTCGCCTTCCGCCAGCGTGGTGCCCTCCAGCACCTCCACCAGCCCCTCGGCCCAGGCCGCGCTGCGCAGCACGCCGGAGCTCTGGTTCGGGTAAATCACCGCGCGGCCGTTCTCCAGGCGCGCACGCAGGTATTCGCGGCGGTTGCCCGGTTTCTTCCAGACGAACCCGGCCGGCACGTCGAAGCCGAGCGGCGTCACCTCCTGCACACCCAGGCGGCGCAGCAGGTAGGGGCGCGCCAGCAGGCCGAAGGTGACCAGGGTGGAGGCGGGGTTGCCCGGCAGGCCGATCACCGGCACACCACGGAAATGCCCGAAGGTCAGCGGCTTGCCCGGTTTGATGGCCAGCTTCCACAGGGCCAGCTCGCCCTCTTCCCGCAGTGCCGCACCGAGGAAGTCCGCCTCGCCCACCGACACGCCGCCCGTGGACAGGATCAGGTCGACCCCGTGCAACTGCGCCAGCGCCTCACGGGTCAGCGCCAGGTCATCGGCGAGGATGCCCGCATCCACCACCGCGCAACCCAGGCGCCGCAACCAGGCGATCAGCAGGCTGCGGTTGCTGTTGTAGATCTGCCCGGGCCCCAGGGGCTGGCCCGGCGGTACCAGTTCGTCGCCGGTGGACACCACCGCCACCACCGGGCGGCGGCGCACCGTCAGACGGGCGGCGCCGAGGGAGGCGCACAGGCCCGTTTCGATGGGGCCGAGCCGGGTTCCGGCAGTCAGCACGGTTTCGCCGGTACGGGTTTCCTGGCCACGGACGCGGACGTTCTGGCCGGCCCGCAGGGGCTGCAGGAAGCGCACCCGGCCATCGGGCAGGACCTCGACGTTCTCCTGCATTTCCACCAGGTCGGCGCCCTCCGGCAGCGGCGCACCGGTGAAGATGCGCGCGCAGGTGCCGGGCTCAAGCGGCTCCGGCGCGTTGCCCGCGAGGATCCGCTGGCTGACCACCAGGGGCTCGCCCTGCCAGTCCGCCAGGCGCAAGGCGTACCCGTCCATGGCGCTGTTGTCCCAGGGCGGCAGGTCGATGCCCGAAACCAGGGGCTCGGCCAGCACACGGCCATCCGCCTCCGCCAGGTCGACGCTTTCGCTCGCCGTGATCGAAGCCGCCTCGGCCAGTGCCAACAGGCGCGCCAGGGCATCCTCGACCGGCATCAGGCCCGGATGGTCGCAGCCGCTCATCCCCGGCTCTCGCAAGCCGCCACCGCCTTCAGGTGCGGGACGAAATTGCAGGGACGATGGCGGTTGTCCAGTTGCTCGGAGAGGATGCCGTCCCAGGCGGTGCGGCAGGCGTTGGTGGAACCCGGCAGGCAGCACACCAGCGTGTTGTTGGCCAGCCCGGCCAGGGCGCGGGACTGCATGGTGGAGGTGCCGATATCGGCCACGGAAATCTGCCGGAAGTACTCGCCGAAGCCTTCCACCTGCTTGTCCAGCAGGCAGGCCACCGCCTCGGGAGTGCTGTCGCGGCCGGTGAAGCCGGTACCACCGGTGATCAGCACCACCTGGGTGACGTCGTCGGCGATCCAGGCGGCTACCTGGGCGCGGATCTTGTACAGGTCATCCTTCAGCAGCACCCGCGCCGACAGGCTGTGACCCGCGGCGGTCAGGCGATCGACGAAGAGCTGGCCTGAGGTGTCGGTCTCCAGGCTGCGGGTATCACTGACGGTAAGAACGGCAATGTTGAGCGGCACGAATACCGCCTCGGCCTTGTGACTCATGGCAGGCTTCCAAGGTTGTAGGAGTGGATGCCGGGTGTTATATCACAGCGCCGAACAGGAGACCGCGCCATGTCCGACAATCCCCTTCCCGCCTGCTCTGTCCTGCTGCTCTCCGGTGGCCGGGGCCAGCGCATGGGCGGTCGCGACAAGGGGTTGCTGGAGTGGCGCGGTCGCCCCCTGATCGCCTGGCTCCACGCACGCGTCCGCCCCTGGACCGACGACCTGATCATCTCCTGCAACCGCAACCTGGACCGCTACCGTCCCTGGGCCGACCAGTTGGTTCAGGACGACAGCACCGACTACCAGGGCCCCCTCGCCGGCATCCGTGCCGGGCTCGCCGCCGCGCGCCACGAGCAGGTGCTGATCCTGCCCTGCGACGCGCCCCGGGTCGATGACACCCTGATCACCCAATTGCTGGAAGCCGCCGGCGAGCACCCGGTGATGGTGCGCATGGGCCGCTACTGGGAACCCCTCTTCTGCGTCCTGCCCCGCGCCGTGCTGCCGGCGCTGGAAGCCGGCTGGCAAGCCGGGGAACGCAGCCCGCAACGCATCCTCCGCCACCTCGCCCCGGTGGCCGTGGACGTACCGGAGGGCGATCCGCGCCTGGCCAACTTCAATACCCCGGACCTGCTGCTGGGTAATGGAATCGTCGACGGCTGACGAAATCGACCGGAACTTTGCCCGGGCTGATTCCGTCAGAACGTTCGTACAAATTA
This genomic window from Pseudomonas furukawaii contains:
- a CDS encoding glycerol-3-phosphate dehydrogenase/oxidase → MADWNARWRAEALPTLANRDWDLIVVGGGICGAGILREAARRGWSCLLLEQRDFAWGTSSRSSKMVHGGLRYIAKGQFGLTRASVRERQRLLAEAPGLVDPLSFVMPHRGGFPGPRVFGGLLAVYDALAGKRNHLFYPLQELHFLVPGLDESGLEGGTRFFDAVTDDARLVMRVLGEARAEGGEALNGMRVLGLQREGARVTGLEAEDAESGRRFRFRARAVALATGAWADRLRRPEGRAHVRPLRGSHLLLPGWRLPLAHAISFMHPADGRPVFVFPWEGATVVGTTDLDHEGPLDEDAQISSAEVDYLLAACAQEFPAARIGRADVLSTWAGVRPVVSEGDARLKPSDEKREHALWVEPGCVTLAGGKLTTFRLLALEVLRACTGFVGRRWTEASGPVFAPTPTVKLPTLSPAQGLRLAGRLGRALPSLVPWVAALGAERVGATDTLWAELAWAAQGELVLHLDDLLLRRTRIGLLLAEGGRVELPRIRALCQPLLGWDDARWADEEDHYLTLWRRCYSLPDKDAS
- a CDS encoding FAD-binding oxidoreductase, with product MRRWNGWGDESTVVELPANGARFLAERIGAGQALADAGLEQVLARVPASRLAPHPLISLDAETRVRHARGQSLPDWLAMREGEFGQFPDGVAFPETQEEVRQLMALAAERDWVLIPYGGGTSVAGHINPQASGRPVLTLSLERMNRLLELDEESQVAVFGPGANGPQVESQLRARGYTLGHFPQSWELSTLGGWVASRSSGQQSLRYGRIEQLFAGGTLETFAGPMALPTFPASAAGPDLRELVLGSEGRFGVISEVRVRVTPLARQEAFYAVFLPNWAQALQGIRSLVQARLPLSMLRLSNAIETETQLALAGHPGQIALLEKYLALRGAGAGKCMLTFGVTGSPALNAASLKQARRLLKGFGGVFTGTLLGRKWAENRFRFPYLRHALWEAGYVVDTLETATDWANVGHLLDKVEASLRDGLAAQGERVHVFTHLSHVYGEGSSLYTTYVYRPGGSYAEALARWRTLKTAASEVIAHNRGTISHQHGVGRDHAPWLPVEKGPLGMATLRTLARHFDPDGRLVPGVLLED
- the gliR gene encoding AraC family transcriptional regulator GliR; protein product: MQPLGYTSVPALIKYLRHAEHLGLDPAATLAAAGIRPEDLADNGKRLPSEVHERLLGHLARTSGDPLFGLHAARYVQPGSWSVLGYITMNCATLGEAMSRIAPYEKLVGDMGVSRIEADADLVRMVWSCRHQDPLIRRHMVENVLASWLLYARWIADMQRSPREVWFEHALPAETEIDAYEEVFGCPVRFEQPCSALLVPLDYLVLPLRQADANLLRTLEEHALALMAGLDDDEPLPQRVKNALRLLLKDGLPRKERVAEKFSMTVRTLQRHLQNAGTSYQQILDELRQELAEHYLLRSDLPIQDIAFYLGFTESRSFHRSFKAWTGQTPGEFREARRHG
- a CDS encoding molybdopterin molybdotransferase MoeA, whose translation is MSGCDHPGLMPVEDALARLLALAEAASITASESVDLAEADGRVLAEPLVSGIDLPPWDNSAMDGYALRLADWQGEPLVVSQRILAGNAPEPLEPGTCARIFTGAPLPEGADLVEMQENVEVLPDGRVRFLQPLRAGQNVRVRGQETRTGETVLTAGTRLGPIETGLCASLGAARLTVRRRPVVAVVSTGDELVPPGQPLGPGQIYNSNRSLLIAWLRRLGCAVVDAGILADDLALTREALAQLHGVDLILSTGGVSVGEADFLGAALREEGELALWKLAIKPGKPLTFGHFRGVPVIGLPGNPASTLVTFGLLARPYLLRRLGVQEVTPLGFDVPAGFVWKKPGNRREYLRARLENGRAVIYPNQSSGVLRSAAWAEGLVEVLEGTTLAEGDRLRFIPLSELLG
- the moaB gene encoding molybdenum cofactor biosynthesis protein B, encoding MSHKAEAVFVPLNIAVLTVSDTRSLETDTSGQLFVDRLTAAGHSLSARVLLKDDLYKIRAQVAAWIADDVTQVVLITGGTGFTGRDSTPEAVACLLDKQVEGFGEYFRQISVADIGTSTMQSRALAGLANNTLVCCLPGSTNACRTAWDGILSEQLDNRHRPCNFVPHLKAVAACESRG
- the mobA gene encoding molybdenum cofactor guanylyltransferase MobA, whose product is MSDNPLPACSVLLLSGGRGQRMGGRDKGLLEWRGRPLIAWLHARVRPWTDDLIISCNRNLDRYRPWADQLVQDDSTDYQGPLAGIRAGLAAARHEQVLILPCDAPRVDDTLITQLLEAAGEHPVMVRMGRYWEPLFCVLPRAVLPALEAGWQAGERSPQRILRHLAPVAVDVPEGDPRLANFNTPDLLLGNGIVDG